In Gymnogyps californianus isolate 813 chromosome 1, ASM1813914v2, whole genome shotgun sequence, the following are encoded in one genomic region:
- the SLC5A3 gene encoding sodium/myo-inositol cotransporter, whose amino-acid sequence MRASLETADIAIVALYFVLVMCIGFFAMWKYNRSTVSGYFLAGRSMTWVAIGASLFVSNIGSEHFIGLAGSGAASGFAVGAWEFNALMLLQLLGWVFVPVYIRSGVYTMPEYLSKRFGGHRIQIYFAALSLILYIFTKLSVDLYSGALFIQESLGWNLYLSVILLIGMTALLTVTGGLVAVIYTDTLQALLMIIGALTLMIISITEVGGFEEVKRRYMLASPNITSILLTYNISNTNSCNVNPKPDALKMLREPTDEDIPWPGFLLGQTPASVWYWCADQVIVQRVLAAKNIAHAKGSTLMAGFLKLLPMFIIVVPGMISRILFADDIACINPEHCFQVCGSRAGCSNIAYPRLVMKLVPVGLRGLMMAVMIAALMSDLDSIFNSASTIFTLDVYKLIRKSATSRELMIVGRVFVAFMVVISIAWVPIIVEMQGGQMYLYIQEVADYLTPPVAALFLMGIFWKRCNEQGAFYGGMAGFVLGAIRLILAFIYRAPECNQPDTRPSFIKNIHYMYVATALFWITGIVTFVVSLLTPPPTKEQVRTTTFWAVKNRNVKENAAKGELYKVQEKSILKCNENANHIIPNGKSEENIKNIKPEDINLLVTCRDDSNPVISVSHSEVETPVDCYSNGQAALMGEKKHEEETDDRERHLKFIDWFCGFKSKNMNKRAVREMEEETVCLQMLEETPKVKLLLNTGLVCVCSLGIFMFVYFSL is encoded by the coding sequence atgAGGGCTTCTTTGGAAACAGCAGACATTGCCATTGTGGCGCTGTACTTCGTGCTTGTAATGTGCATAGGTTTTTTTGCCATGTGGAAATACAATCGGAGCACCGTAAGTGGCTACTTTTTGGCAGGGCGTTCTATGACCTGGGTAGCTATTGGTGCATCTTTATTTGTGAGCAATATTGGAAGTGAACATTTCATTGGGCTCGCAGGATCTGGAGCGGCAAGTGGATTTGCAGTAGGTGCATGGGAATTCAACGCCTTAatgcttttgcagcttttagGATGGGTCTTCGTCCCAGTCTACATCCGGTCGGGAGTATACACCATGCCTGAATACTTGTCCAAGCGTTTTGGAGGGCATagaattcaaatatattttgcagcATTGTCTCTAATTCTTTATATCTTCACCAAACTCTCAGTTGACTTGTATTCAGGGGCACTTTTTATTCAAGAATCGCTAGGTTGGAACCTCTATTTGTCAGTTATCCTCCTTATTGGAATGACTGCACTGTTGACTGTGACTGGAGGTCTTGTGGCTGTCATCTACACAGACACACTTCAAGCTCTGCTTATGATTATTGGTGCCCTCACACTTATGATCATAAGTATTACGGAGGTTGGTGGGTTTGAAGAAGTTAAAAGAAGGTACATGTTAGCATCACCAAATATTACGTCTATCTTGTTAACCTACAACATTTCCAATACCAATTCCTGCAATGTCAACCCAAAGCCTGATGCTCTTAAAATGTTGCGTGAGCCAACAGATGAAGATATTCCCTGGCCTGGATTTCTGTTGGGACAGACCCCAGCTTCTGTCTGGTACTGGTGTGCCGATCAAGTCATAGTTCAGAGAGTTTTAGCTGCAAAAAACATTGCTCATGCCAAAGGATCCACTCTGATGGCAGGCTTCTTAAAGTTGCTGCCAATGTTTATTATCGTTGTCCCAGGGATGATTTCACGAATACTGTTTGCAGATGATATCGCCTGCATTAATCCGGAACACTGTTTTCAAGTCTgcgggagcagagctggctgctctAACATTGCCTACCCACGTTTGGTGATGAAACTTGTGCCGGTTGGTCTGCGGGGACTGATGATGGCTGTGATGATCGCTGCACTGATGAGTGACTTGGACTCGATATTCAACAGTGCCAGCACCATATTCACACTTGACGTCTACAAACTCATTCGGAAGAGCGCGACGTCTAGAGAACTGATGATTGTAGGAAGAGTCTTTGTTGCGTTCATGGTAGTTATAAGCATTGCCTGGGTCCCGATAATTGTAGAAATGCAAGGTGGTCAGATGTACCTTTATATTCAAGAGGTAGCAGACTACTTGACCCCACCGGTGGCTGCTCTGTTTCTTATGGGTATCTTTTGGAAGCGTTGCAATGAGCAGGGGGCTTTCTATGGCGGAATGGCCGGGTTTGTTCTTGGGGCGATACGGTTGATACTGGCGTTTATCTATCGTGCTCCGGAGTGTAACCAGCCAGATACTAGGCCAAGCTTTATCAAAAACATCCATTACATGTATGTTGCGACAGCTCTGTTCTGGATCACTGGGATTGTGACCTTTGTAGTAAGCCTCCTCACGCCTCCACCTACAAAGGAGCAGGTTCGGACGACCACTTTCTGGGCCGTGAAAAACAGGAACGTAAAAGAGAACGCCGCAAAAGGGGAGCTGTACAAAGTGCAAGAAAAGAGCATCCTCAAGTGCAATGAAAACGCTAACCATATCATTCCAAACGgcaaatcagaagaaaatattaaaaatattaagccGGAGGATATCAATCTTCTGGTTACTTGCAGAGATGACAGCAACCCAGTGATTTCTGTGAGTCACTCTGAAGTCGAGACACCAGTTGATTGTTATTCGAACGGACAAGCAGCTTtgatgggggagaaaaagcatgAGGAAGAGACTGATGATAGAGAGAGACATTTGAAGTTCATAGATTGGTTCTGTggctttaaaagtaaaaacatgaACAAGAGAGCTGTTCGGGAAATGGAGGAAGAGACTGTTTGTTTACAAATGCTGGAAGAGACTCCAAAAGTTAAACTATTACTAAATACTGGACTGGTCTGTGTCTGTTCGCTTGGAATATTCATGTTTGTCTATTTCTCTTTGTGA